In Humulus lupulus chromosome 7, drHumLupu1.1, whole genome shotgun sequence, the following are encoded in one genomic region:
- the LOC133788831 gene encoding uncharacterized protein LOC133788831 has protein sequence MTELNWKHHTLIQALLSRGPLKRDEFHRIFNGLTGKTPGSHQQLFDDYLLKINKALSCAQFELRACRHQYDGEIYYGVINNVSDEQSKLGTRYSHPQIAFYKAMIEAIVQNGPADGSISNIDALNLRLENQAQTGTGSLSQDGYYPALRNFSLSQKETTLQELLRDQWLSHTPDGNIGLGIRSFLDLRSWFHNNEVPSCEVCNEAGVKAELCQNEACSVRIHPYCLKKMFSQHMGARVCSGCGTQWQQKEPKAEAVEEVDEPTVALQSQPPPAPNRKRLRPNDAAESGASQPSIPSSNHKRVTRSSSRT, from the exons ATGACGGAGTTGAACTGGAAGCATCACACGCTGATTCAAGCTTTGCTTTCACGTGGCCCTCTCAAGCGGGACGAGTTCCATCGAATCTTCAATGGCCTTACCGGCAAAACCCCAG GCAGTCATCAGCAGCTATTTGATGATTATCTTTTGAAGATAAACAAGGCACTCTCTTGTGCCCAGTTTGAGTTGCGGGCTTGCAGACATCAATATGATGGTGAAATTTATTATGGAGTAATCAATAATGTCTCTGATGAACAGTCCAAGCTAGGAACAAGATATTCACATCCCCAGATTGCTTTCTACAAAGCTATG ATAGAGGCTATTGTGCAAAATGGCCCAGCTGACGGTAGCATATCCAACATTGATGCTCTTAATTTGCGATTGGAGAATCAG GCTCAAACTGGAACAGGTTCACTATCACAAGATGGTTATTACCCTGCACTGAGAAATTTCTCATTGAGTCAAAAGGAAACTACTCTTCAAGAACTTCTGCGTGACCAATGGCTGTCTCATACCCCAGATGGTAACATTGGACTTGGAATCAGATCTTTCCTTGATCTACGAAGTTGGTTCCATAATAATGAGGTTCCCTCGTGTGAAGTTTGCAATGAAGCTGGAGTGAAG GCGGAGTTGTGCCAGAATGAAGCTTGTAGTGTTCGAATTCATCCGTACTGTTTGAAGAAAATGTTTTCCCAGCATATG GGTGCAAGAGTTTGTTCTGGTTGTGGCACACAGTGGCAACAAAAAGAACCCAAAGCCGAAGCTGTTGAGGAAGTTGATGAGCCAACTGTAGCATTGCAGAGTCAGCCACCTCCTGCACCCAACAGAAAGAGGCTACGACCCAATGATGCAGCTGAATCTGGTGCCTCTCAACCTTCAATCCCAAGTTCAAACCATAAAAGAGTTACTCGAAGTTCTTCCCGCACCTGA